Part of the Senegalia massiliensis genome is shown below.
GTCATTGCTTTGGTTATATTTCTTATTTACTCAGCAATTATAAAATTCTTTAATAATAAAATAAAGTTAAAAACTACCAATTTTATGAAATATAAGGCATTGGAGAAAGAACGATTAATTGATTGTTTAAAAATGTTTAAATTAATTAAGATATTTAAAAACTATGAATATAGTGTATACAAATATACTGAAATCGCACTTCAAAAACGAAAAGCAAATATAGATCTAGGTAAAACAAAACATCTCTATATTTTTTTAACTAATATTACAGCTGGAGCATTACCTATAATTACAATCACATTAGGTTGTTATGAAATATTTGAAAATAGACTTACTATTGGGTCTCTTTTAGCTTTCAATTCATTTTTAAGTTATACTTTAACCCCTATTAGTAAATTGGCAAGTATCAACTTTAATATTCAGAAATCTATCGTAAGTTTAGAAAGATTAAATGAAATCTTAAATTTAGATGAAGATCAGTATCATCCACCTTTAAATCAACAATTTAGAGAATTATCTTTATCTCAAGTCTCATATTCATATAATAAAAATAAAATCTTAAATGATGCTAGTATTAATATAAAAAAAGGAGATAAAATTGCTATAATAGGTAAATCTGGTGTAGGTAAGACTACACTTCTTAATATACTATCTGGATTAATTGAAATAAACTCAGGAAGTATTATCCTTAATGGTGAGCTATTAAACAATAATACTATATATAAATTGAAAAATTATACCACTTATATTGAACAAGACTCTTATTTATTTAATGATACAATATTGAATAACATAATCTTCAGCATGCCTAATGCTACTAATAATAAAATTGAAGAAGTAATTAAAATTGCCAACTTAAATAATAAATCTCACTCTAACATTTTAAATTTAAATACTATTATTGAAAGAGGTGGCGAGAATATTTCATTAGGACAAATGCAAAGAGTGAGGATAGCACGTGCATTACTTTCCAATGCTGATATCATATTATTGGACGAGAGTACTTCCAATATAGACTTAAAAACTGAAAATGAAATCTATAACTCTATCCTTAAATATTATGAAGATAAAACTATAATATTAGTAACCCATAAATATGAGATTCTTAATAAGTTTGAAAAAATATATGAATTTAAAGATGGAGAACTAAGTTTAATTTCTAATCATATTTATGCTGATTAATTAAATCTATAATATTTTTTATGTATTTTTTAGGGGGATTGTAATAAATGAACTATAATTATTATGACTATTATAAGAAATTTTTAGGTATAGAAAATAACATTAAAATTAATAATAAAATAAATTTAATTCCTAATATTAGTAGAACTAAACCTATTAGTGAAAATTACTATTATCCGCTTATTTGTTCCATGATAGATGATAATGTATTCTGTTCTTTAACACCCGAAT
Proteins encoded:
- a CDS encoding ABC transporter ATP-binding protein, which codes for MKKNLFKLIIGFIISIFISLLILPIPFLTRIIIDEIIPNYNQTRFLKYILIIICVYIIQNTLRYVFSNFFYIINSEIMLELRRDIFNKVVKLKLDTFKSYSMGEIITRIENDTAFLTPLLVDSLANLIKDILIVIVGIISMFYINKKMTVIALVIFLIYSAIIKFFNNKIKLKTTNFMKYKALEKERLIDCLKMFKLIKIFKNYEYSVYKYTEIALQKRKANIDLGKTKHLYIFLTNITAGALPIITITLGCYEIFENRLTIGSLLAFNSFLSYTLTPISKLASINFNIQKSIVSLERLNEILNLDEDQYHPPLNQQFRELSLSQVSYSYNKNKILNDASINIKKGDKIAIIGKSGVGKTTLLNILSGLIEINSGSIILNGELLNNNTIYKLKNYTTYIEQDSYLFNDTILNNIIFSMPNATNNKIEEVIKIANLNNKSHSNILNLNTIIERGGENISLGQMQRVRIARALLSNADIILLDESTSNIDLKTENEIYNSILKYYEDKTIILVTHKYEILNKFEKIYEFKDGELSLISNHIYAD